In the genome of Syngnathoides biaculeatus isolate LvHL_M chromosome 14, ASM1980259v1, whole genome shotgun sequence, one region contains:
- the trappc10 gene encoding trafficking protein particle complex subunit 10 isoform X4, with protein sequence MLQQFEDALVQYDELDALFTQYVLNFGAGDTAKWLGSFCSPVLNWSGLLLRRPIDMDKRDGIQRGAASLLDLRSYLFSRQCTLLIFLQRPWEVTHRALELLHNCVQELRLLEVSVLEGALDCWVFLSCLEVLHRIESCCDQAQLAGNSSHTVGLWAYATDKLKSLGQLCGLVSRKGPTSEDLNRTVDLLAGLGDERPETVNSLQSPYKKLKEALSSVETFERHYLELCQAAMEMYRAIGRLRSARLLGKSLAEFYMSKGEPEQAEVFLAEALGSYVNEGWSFPVTHTRKQIAECQKLLGRSVDTLQTSALLAGDSNLTTEERTRFCRDVLNFAVKPADQGVTTSTKATLDMAVFARLKRLQFQPDGPCVHSGATLQVELTLHCLMPISVHVEELAISIHLEAEYASKGCAQRRSGLPGMVDFEVAVSPAGRPSFVSTTPPLEMDEAHDHSPSDDSLSSVGVVCKNAHLVIRRHDSGSPQDMPRPIAQNAHSATTTPTLPVVPKEGARMLRGRNITLEPGDNSVILSAPSDESGTYTLRQIHVTLARVNFVLAHIYPAVQYHVYSQEPQLTVEPLSEPLLAGLPQMVKFTLLTGHYAVRKGDALQLSNSDSMPMLANASCTARISNTSAASVSETVLAIQSSDKVTSISLPSTPPYHTLEFHLEVLCLIPSGPERPADERLTNGEVRHWPRSYSHPDTAMTAIEQRMSIDCPWSIYSTLLALTFHIPFKTEHSLLSTGNRKYIQVCVRNVSDSDFTLAHVKLAEKRQQHPEQEQNPQQGALLVMRSLNVNAQQLLCSKQSVYCLWEMTSKEDFPSSLQCVFSASFSPCGRHHNATAFKLFHYHFLLDRVPTLYSLRADIRPPLGETHCRSGSLCGLEVLITRLSELADGELTEDNKIDADSLRTSKLMYEVADSSSNWAVCGKSSGLVSIPLSSHSTHKVHIEVMPLFAGHLPFPKIKLLKYLPHNANTIQPDADSLVENDNLSLLDKTLDDAAADTVSLRSRSSIQSLGEQQHRGVALPRLDPFSLGQVFNHSHAQQVLVLPATDDHIMEVHAT encoded by the exons ATGTTGCAACAGTTCGAAGATGCTTTGGTGCAATACGACGAGCTGGACGCGCTCTTTACGCAGTACGTCCTCAACTTTGGAGCTGGAG ACACGGCCAAATGGTTGGGCTCATTCTGCTCTCCGGTGTTGAACTGGAGCGGTCTGCTGCTACGACGTCCGATTGACATGGATAAGCGCGATGGCATCCAGCGCGGCGCCGCCAGTCTGCTGGACCTGCGCAGCTACTTATTCTCTAGGCAGTGCACGCTGCTGATCTTCCTCCAGAGACCGTGGGAGGTCACACACAGGGCCCTGGAGCTGCTACACAATTGTGTTCAGGAGCTGCGCCTGCTCGAG GTGTCGGTGCTGGAGGGGGCGCTGGACTGCTGGGTATTTCTCAGTTGCCTGGAAGTTCTGCACCGGATTGAAAGCTGCTGTGACCAGGCCCAGTTGGCCGGCAACAGCTCGCACACTGTGGGACTCTGGGCCTACGCCACTGACAAG CTGAAGTCTCTGGGTCAACTGTGTGGTCTGGTGTCCCGCAAAGGTCCAACCTCAGAGGACTTAAACAGGACTGTGGACCTGTTGGCAGGATTGGGGGATGAGCGGCCAGAGACTG TGAACAGTCTGCAGAGTCCCTACAAAAAGCTGAAAGAAGCTTTGTCATCTGTGGAAACCTTTGAAAGACATTACTTG gaactgTGTCAGGCAGCCATGGAGATGTACCGGGCCATTGGGAGACTGCGCTCGGCCCGACTACTCGGAAAAAGTCTGGCAGAATTTTATAT GAGCAAAGGTGAACCAGAGCAAGCTGAAGTGTTCCTTGCAGAGGCTTTGGGTTCATACGTTAACGAGGGCTGGAGTTTTCCAGTCACGCACACCAGGAAACAGATTGCCGAGTGTCAGAAACTGCTAGGAAGAAGTGTTGA CACCCTGCAGACAAGCGCCTTGCTGGCGGGCGACTCTAACCTCACAACGGAGGAGAGGACACGATTCTGCCGTGACGTCCTCAACTTTGCCGTCAAGCCCGCAGATCAGG GAGTGACGACCTCGACCAAGGCCACGCTGGACATGGCCGTCTTCGCTCGGCTCAAGCGGCTTCAGTTCCAACCGGACGGCCCCTGCGTGCACTCAGGCGCTACCTTGCAG GTGGAGCTCACGCTGCACTGCCTAATGCCCATTAGTGTGCATGTGGAGGAGCTGGCCATCAGCATTCACCTGGAGGCTGAGTATGCATCCAAGGGATGCGCTCAGAGGCGCAGCGGGCTCCCTGGGATGGTGGACTTTGAGGTTGCTGTGTCTCCAGCGGGTCGTCCCTCCTTTGTGAGCACCACCCCCCCACTGGAGATGGATGAGGCACATGACCACAGCCCCTCGGACGATTCCCTCAGCTCAGTGGGTGTGGTATGCAAGAATGCTCACCTGGTCATAAGGCGCCATGACAGCGGCTCACCTCAGGACATGCCTCGGCCCATCGCCCAGAATGCCCACAGCGCCACCACCACACCTACACTTCCTGTGGTGCCGAAGGAGGGCGCGCGAATGCTCAGAGGACGCAACATCACACTGGAGCCCGGAGACAACAGTGTAATTCTCTCTGCGCCA aGCGACGAGTCGGGCACGTATACGTTACGGCAGATTCACGTCACGTTGGCCCGCGTCAACTTCGTCCTGGCCCACATCTACCCAGCAGTTCAGTACCATGTCTACTCTCAGGAACCGCAGCTTACCGTGGAGCCGCTTTCAG AGCCGCTATTGGCCGGCCTTCCACAGATGGTCAAGTTCACCCTGCTAACAGGCCACTACGCTGTGAGGAAGGGCGATGCCCTGCAGCTCAGCAACAGTGACAGCATGCCCATGTTGGCTAATGCCAGCTGCACCGCACGCATCAGCAATACAAGCGCTG CATCAGTTTCAGAGACCGTGCTGGCCATCCAGTCCTCTGACAAGGTGACCAGCATCAGCCTGCCTTCCACCCCTCCATACCACACCTTGGAGTTCCATCTGGAGGTCCTGTGCCTCATTCCGTCTGGACCAGAGCGGCCTGCCGACGAAAGGCTGACCAACGGCGAGGTCCGACACTGGCCGCGCAGCTACAGCCACCCTGACACAGCGATGACTGCCATAGAGCAAAGG ATGTCCATTGACTGTCCATGGTCCATCTACTCCACCCTGCTGGCTCTCACTTTTCATATCCCCTTCAAGACGGAGCACTCGCTACTGTCCACAGGAAACAG GAAGTATATCCAGGTGTGCGTGCGCAATGTGTCAGATTCTGACTTTACGCTGGCCCACGTCAAACTGGCAGAGAAGCGGCAGCAGCATCCAGAACAGGAACAGAATCCACAGCAGGGAGCCTTGTTAGTGATGCGATCCCTCAATGTCAACGCACAGCAG ttgttGTGCAGCAAGCAGAGTGTATACTGCTTGTGGGAGATGACTTCCAAGGAGGATTTCCCATCCAGTCTTCAGTGCGTCTTCTCCGCTAGCTTTTCTCCGTGCGGGCGCCACCACAATGCCACCGCCTTCAAGCTCTTCCACTACCACTTCCTTTTGGACAGAGTGCCC ACCTTATACAGCTTGCGAGCGGACATCCGGCCTCCGCTGGGTGAGACGCACTGTCGCTCTGGCTCCCTCTGTGGTCTGGAGGTGCTCATTACACGACTGTCCGAGCTCGCAGATGGCGAGCTGACCGAAGACAATAAAATAGATGCTGACAGCCTCAGGACCAGCAAGCTCATGTATGAAG TGGCAGACAGCAGCAGCAACTGGGCAGTGTGTGGAAAGAGTTCTGGCCTGGTGTCAATCCCGTTGTCCAGCCATTCCACACACAAAGTCCATATCGAGGTCATGCCACTGTTTGCTGGCCATCTTCCATTCCCCAAGATCAAACTTCTGAAGTATCTTCCTCACAACGCCAACACCATACAGCCAGACGCTG ACAGCCTGGTGGAGAACGACAACCTTTCTCTCCTGGACAAGACTTTAGATGATGCTGCAGCGGACACGGTCAGCCTGCGGAGTCGCAGCAGCATCCAATCGCTGGGTGAACAGCAACACAGAGGCGTCGCCCTGCCCCGCCTGGACCCCTTTAGTCTCGGCCAGGTCTTCAACCACAGCCACGCCCAGCAAGTTTTAGTCCTGCCCGCTACCGATGACCACATCATGGAGGTCCATGCCACGTGA